The Lysobacter gummosus genome includes a region encoding these proteins:
- the moeB gene encoding molybdopterin-synthase adenylyltransferase MoeB — MSIESISPAQARRRQQAGAILIDVREAHERAAGHAEHARGIAKDALEADPHASLPDHEADILLICQSGARSLRAAQTLLDAGYARVASVEGGTTRWLAEGLPMTVPQQSEDERDFHDRYSRHLRLPEVGEAGQRKLQAARVAMVGAGGLGSPAAFYLAAAGIGTLVLADDDVVDRSNLQRQILHTEDRIGVSKVESARIALAALNPRVKVETFAERIGSDNVERLIGAADVVFDGADNFPVRYLLNDACVKLGKPLVYGAIHRFEGQVSVFDAGRHRGVCPCYRCLFPEPPPPEAAPNCAEAGVLGVLPGVVGLIQATEVIKLILGLGESLAGRLLHFDALGMRFRETRLRPDPECPLCAAGREFPGYIDYQAFCAAQ, encoded by the coding sequence ATGAGCATCGAATCCATTTCCCCGGCGCAGGCGCGCCGGCGGCAACAGGCCGGCGCGATCCTGATCGACGTGCGCGAAGCGCACGAGCGCGCCGCCGGCCACGCCGAACATGCGCGGGGCATCGCCAAGGACGCGCTGGAAGCCGACCCGCACGCGAGCCTGCCCGACCACGAAGCCGACATCCTCCTGATCTGCCAGTCCGGCGCGCGTTCGCTGCGCGCCGCGCAGACTCTGCTCGATGCCGGCTACGCCCGCGTGGCCTCGGTAGAAGGCGGCACCACGCGCTGGCTCGCCGAAGGCCTGCCGATGACAGTGCCGCAACAGTCCGAGGACGAGCGCGACTTCCACGACCGTTATTCGCGCCATCTGCGCCTGCCCGAGGTCGGCGAAGCCGGCCAGCGCAAGCTGCAGGCCGCGCGCGTGGCGATGGTCGGCGCCGGTGGCCTGGGCTCGCCGGCCGCGTTCTATCTGGCCGCCGCCGGCATCGGCACGCTGGTGCTGGCCGACGACGACGTGGTCGATCGCAGCAATCTGCAGCGACAGATCCTGCATACCGAGGACCGCATCGGCGTGTCCAAGGTCGAATCGGCGCGGATCGCGCTGGCGGCGCTCAATCCGCGGGTGAAGGTCGAGACCTTCGCCGAGCGCATCGGCTCGGACAATGTCGAGCGCCTGATCGGCGCGGCCGACGTGGTCTTCGACGGCGCGGATAATTTCCCGGTGCGCTATCTGCTCAACGACGCCTGCGTGAAGCTCGGCAAGCCGCTGGTGTACGGCGCGATCCATCGCTTCGAGGGCCAGGTCAGCGTGTTCGACGCCGGACGTCATCGCGGCGTGTGTCCGTGTTACCGCTGCCTGTTTCCGGAACCGCCGCCGCCGGAAGCCGCGCCCAATTGCGCCGAGGCCGGCGTGCTCGGAGTGCTGCCGGGCGTGGTCGGGCTGATCCAGGCGACCGAGGTGATCAAGCTGATTCTGGGCCTGGGCGAATCGCTGGCCGGGCGTTTGCTGCACTTCGATGCGCTGGGCATGCGATTCCGCGAGACCCGGCTGCGGCCGGACCCGGAATGCCCTCTGTGCGCGGCTGGGCGCGAGTTTCCGGGGTATATCGACTATCAGGCGTTTTGCGCAGCGCAGTGA
- the glp gene encoding molybdopterin molybdotransferase MoeA, translated as MTDFPTGLLFDEAMTILAQVAAEHRLNAETLSLPRCHGRVLAQDVDAPLSLPPFDNSAMDGFALRHADLDGEHTALSLIGEQFAGLAAGLSLGAGQCVRITTGAPMPAGADTVAIKENVRIEGDRVIVPALARGQNVRYAGEDVGEGERVLRAGQVLTPARVSLAASMGLASLSVRRRPTVAVFTSGDELVEPGMPLAPGQIYDSNRDLLMGLLRADGLEPTAWPRLPDDAKQVEIALRDAACAFDLVFTCGAVSAGEKDHIPSVLREFGRIHFWKVKMRPGMPLLFASMDQARMLGLPGNPVSVMATYLSFGRALIDGLQGRAEPRTVLRARLVGSIEKTHPRREFIRARLLSDDDGVLRVDPNPATGSHRLRAAADSDALMVVPEGPQRLGEGAVMDVLPYSLG; from the coding sequence ATGACCGATTTCCCGACCGGCCTGTTGTTCGACGAGGCGATGACGATCCTCGCGCAAGTCGCCGCCGAGCACCGGCTGAACGCCGAAACCCTGTCCTTGCCGCGCTGCCACGGCCGCGTGCTGGCCCAGGACGTGGACGCGCCGCTGTCGCTGCCGCCGTTCGACAACAGCGCGATGGACGGCTTCGCCCTGCGCCATGCCGACTTGGACGGCGAGCACACCGCATTGAGCCTGATCGGCGAACAGTTCGCCGGTCTCGCCGCGGGCCTGAGCCTGGGCGCCGGCCAATGCGTGCGCATTACCACCGGCGCGCCGATGCCGGCCGGCGCCGACACGGTCGCGATCAAGGAAAACGTGCGCATCGAGGGCGATCGGGTGATCGTGCCCGCGCTGGCGCGCGGCCAGAACGTGCGTTACGCCGGCGAGGACGTGGGCGAGGGCGAGCGCGTGCTGCGCGCCGGCCAGGTGCTGACGCCGGCGCGCGTGTCGCTGGCCGCGTCGATGGGACTGGCCTCGCTGAGCGTGCGGCGGCGGCCGACGGTGGCGGTGTTCACCAGTGGCGATGAACTGGTCGAACCGGGCATGCCGCTGGCGCCGGGGCAGATCTACGACAGCAACCGCGATCTGCTGATGGGCCTGCTGCGCGCCGACGGCCTGGAGCCGACCGCGTGGCCGCGTCTGCCCGACGATGCCAAACAAGTCGAGATCGCGTTGCGCGACGCGGCCTGCGCCTTCGATCTGGTGTTCACCTGCGGTGCGGTCTCGGCCGGCGAAAAAGACCATATCCCGTCGGTGCTGCGCGAATTCGGCCGCATCCATTTTTGGAAAGTGAAGATGCGTCCGGGCATGCCGTTGTTGTTCGCCAGCATGGATCAGGCGCGCATGCTCGGCTTGCCGGGCAATCCGGTGTCGGTGATGGCGACTTACCTGAGTTTCGGCCGCGCGTTGATCGACGGTCTGCAGGGCCGCGCCGAACCGCGCACGGTATTGCGCGCGAGGCTGGTCGGGTCGATCGAGAAGACCCATCCGCGCCGCGAGTTCATCCGCGCGCGTCTGCTTAGCGACGACGACGGCGTGCTGCGGGTGGATCCCAACCCCGCGACCGGCTCGCACCGGCTGCGCGCGGCGGCCGATTCGGATGCGCTGATGGTGGTGCCCGAAGGGCCGCAGCGTCTGGGCGAGGGGGCAGTGATGGATGTGTTGCCGTATTCGTTGGGGTGA
- the mobA gene encoding molybdenum cofactor guanylyltransferase — MTIAASELTLTLGLLAGGRASRLGGIDKAWLRRDGEAQVLRLARAHAPRVAQVLVSANRDPQRYAANGLRAVGDATPDLGPLGGLDALASACATPWLFTLPVDAVNLDENLLPALIAAQTGQGAYAIDDDGVQPLFALWPVEPLRAALAEALQRRALAVRALQAALGMTALRLDGLRFGNLNTPEDLAAAGFIADPDP, encoded by the coding sequence ATGACCATCGCCGCCTCCGAGCTGACCCTGACCCTGGGCCTGTTGGCCGGCGGCCGCGCCTCGCGGCTGGGCGGCATCGACAAGGCCTGGCTGCGGCGCGACGGCGAAGCGCAGGTGCTGCGCCTGGCGCGTGCCCATGCGCCGCGGGTCGCGCAGGTGCTGGTCAGCGCCAACCGCGACCCGCAACGCTATGCCGCCAACGGTCTGCGCGCCGTCGGCGACGCCACCCCTGATCTCGGCCCGCTCGGCGGGCTCGACGCCCTGGCCTCGGCCTGTGCCACGCCCTGGTTGTTCACCCTGCCGGTGGACGCGGTGAACCTGGACGAAAACCTGTTGCCGGCGCTGATCGCCGCGCAGACCGGGCAGGGTGCCTATGCGATCGACGACGACGGCGTGCAGCCGCTGTTCGCGCTGTGGCCGGTCGAACCGTTGCGCGCGGCGCTAGCCGAAGCCCTGCAACGCCGCGCGCTGGCGGTGCGCGCGCTGCAGGCCGCACTCGGCATGACCGCGCTGCGCCTGGATGGCCTACGCTTCGGCAATCTCAACACGCCCGAGGATCTGGCCGCGGCCGGCTTCATCGCCGATCCGGATCCGTGA
- the der gene encoding ribosome biogenesis GTPase Der — MLPLVALVGRPNVGKSTLFNALTRTRDALVHDEPGVTRDRHYGVCRPEGQRPFAVVDTGGIAGIDEGLAGATARQARAAAEEADLVLFVVDGREGASALDDEILAWLRKTARPTLLVVNKTDGLDVRAAINDFARYGIRDAIGVSSAHRQGIDELLAEVFARLPEEGVTAELDNDPNRIRVAFIGRPNVGKSTLVNRLLGEERMIASEVPGTTRDSVAVDMERDGRLYRLVDTAGVRRKSKVEEAVEKFSIIKTLQAIENCQVAVVMLDAGEGVTDQDASVLGYALDSGRALVVAVNKWDGQTEYQRQQTENLLMRKLAFVEWAEKIRISAKHGSGLRELFAAIHRAHASATTEIGTSEVTKAMEVAYETNPPPVVRGHVAKLRFAHPAGLNPPTFVVHGTRLRTLADSYKRYLENFFRKRFKLVGTPVRFVFKDSTNPYEGKKNVLTERQVAKKKRLIRHVKRGK, encoded by the coding sequence ATGCTGCCCCTAGTCGCCCTCGTTGGCCGCCCCAACGTCGGAAAATCCACCTTATTCAATGCCCTCACGCGTACCCGCGACGCGCTCGTCCACGACGAGCCCGGGGTCACCCGCGATCGCCACTACGGCGTGTGCCGGCCCGAAGGCCAGCGACCGTTCGCGGTCGTCGATACCGGCGGCATCGCCGGCATCGATGAAGGCCTGGCCGGCGCCACCGCGCGCCAGGCCCGCGCCGCGGCGGAGGAAGCCGATCTGGTCCTGTTCGTGGTCGATGGCCGCGAAGGCGCCTCGGCCCTGGACGACGAAATCCTGGCCTGGCTGCGCAAGACCGCGCGGCCGACCCTGCTGGTGGTCAACAAGACCGACGGCCTCGACGTGCGCGCGGCGATCAACGACTTCGCCCGCTACGGCATCCGCGACGCGATCGGCGTGTCCTCGGCGCATCGCCAGGGCATCGACGAACTGCTCGCGGAAGTGTTCGCGCGCCTGCCCGAAGAAGGCGTCACCGCCGAGCTCGACAACGATCCCAACCGCATCCGCGTGGCCTTCATCGGCCGCCCGAACGTGGGCAAATCGACCCTGGTCAATCGCCTGCTCGGCGAAGAACGCATGATCGCCTCCGAAGTGCCGGGCACCACCCGCGATTCGGTCGCGGTGGATATGGAGCGCGACGGCCGTCTGTACCGGCTGGTCGATACCGCCGGCGTGCGGCGCAAGTCCAAGGTCGAGGAAGCGGTCGAGAAGTTCTCGATCATCAAGACCCTGCAGGCGATCGAGAACTGCCAGGTCGCGGTGGTCATGCTCGACGCCGGCGAAGGCGTGACCGACCAGGACGCCAGCGTGCTCGGCTACGCGCTCGACTCCGGCCGCGCGCTGGTGGTCGCGGTGAACAAGTGGGACGGGCAGACCGAGTACCAGCGCCAGCAGACCGAAAACCTGCTGATGCGCAAACTCGCCTTCGTCGAATGGGCGGAGAAGATTCGCATCAGCGCCAAGCATGGTTCGGGCCTGCGCGAGTTGTTCGCCGCGATCCATCGCGCGCACGCCTCGGCGACCACGGAAATCGGCACCAGCGAAGTCACCAAGGCGATGGAAGTCGCCTACGAGACCAATCCGCCGCCGGTGGTGCGCGGACACGTGGCCAAGCTGCGCTTCGCCCATCCGGCCGGTTTGAATCCGCCGACCTTCGTCGTCCACGGCACCCGTCTGCGCACGCTCGCCGACAGCTACAAGCGCTATCTGGAGAACTTCTTCCGCAAGCGCTTCAAGCTGGTCGGAACGCCGGTGCGCTTCGTGTTCAAGGACAGCACCAATCCGTACGAAGGCAAGAAGAACGTGCTGACCGAGCGGCAGGTGGCCAAGAAGAAGCGTTTGATCCGGCATGTGAAGCGCGGCAAGTAA
- the bamB gene encoding outer membrane protein assembly factor BamB has protein sequence MSSGGAVVRATAAVVLCAFALSGCSTVKGWFGGKKKDDGKPNEPTELTDFTPSVKVDKIWSVNAGKGEERIGVGQGPTVADGRVYAAALKGGVHAYDLQTGKEVWHYVPMRKDKDKKDKDIRLSGGPGAGEGLVVIGGLDGEVIALDAATGAEKWTAKVTNEVIAAPSIGLGLVFVRSNDGRVTAFDAASGERRWFWNHEVPMLSVRGNGSPAVGPGFVFVGNDDGTVSALASSDGHTTWDQSVSQPEGRSELDRMADVDGTPVLEGTTLYATSFKKQTVAIDAPSGRPLWSSEHGGVGRLGLSSDKLIVSDPSGTVYGLDKNGGSALWSQPSLARRNLTGAAVQGDYAVVGDFDGYVHWMKLDTGEFAARARAGGKPLKAAPVVADGVLIVQNIKGELTAFKLQ, from the coding sequence ATGTCCTCCGGCGGCGCCGTCGTGCGCGCCACCGCCGCTGTCGTGTTGTGCGCGTTCGCACTGAGCGGCTGCTCCACCGTCAAGGGCTGGTTCGGCGGCAAGAAGAAGGACGACGGCAAGCCGAACGAGCCGACCGAACTCACCGATTTCACCCCCAGCGTCAAGGTCGACAAGATCTGGTCGGTCAACGCCGGCAAGGGCGAGGAGCGCATCGGCGTGGGCCAGGGCCCGACCGTCGCCGACGGACGCGTCTATGCCGCCGCGCTCAAGGGTGGCGTGCACGCCTACGACCTGCAGACCGGCAAGGAAGTCTGGCACTACGTGCCCATGCGCAAGGACAAGGACAAGAAGGACAAGGACATCCGCCTGTCCGGTGGTCCCGGCGCGGGCGAAGGCCTGGTCGTGATCGGCGGCCTGGACGGCGAAGTGATCGCGCTCGACGCGGCCACCGGAGCCGAGAAGTGGACGGCCAAGGTCACCAACGAAGTCATCGCCGCGCCGAGCATCGGCCTGGGTCTGGTGTTCGTGCGTTCCAACGACGGCCGCGTCACCGCGTTCGACGCCGCCAGCGGCGAGCGTCGCTGGTTCTGGAACCATGAAGTGCCGATGCTGTCGGTGCGCGGCAACGGTTCGCCGGCGGTGGGCCCGGGCTTCGTGTTCGTCGGCAACGACGACGGCACGGTCAGCGCGCTGGCCTCCAGCGACGGCCACACCACCTGGGACCAGTCGGTGTCGCAGCCCGAAGGCCGCAGCGAGCTCGATCGCATGGCCGATGTGGACGGCACTCCGGTGCTGGAAGGCACCACCTTGTACGCGACCAGCTTCAAGAAGCAGACCGTGGCGATCGACGCGCCGAGCGGCCGTCCGTTGTGGTCCAGCGAGCACGGCGGCGTCGGCCGTCTGGGCCTGAGCAGCGACAAGCTGATCGTCAGCGATCCGTCCGGCACGGTGTACGGCCTGGACAAGAACGGCGGCAGCGCCCTGTGGTCGCAGCCGTCGCTGGCGCGCCGCAACCTGACCGGCGCGGCGGTGCAGGGCGATTACGCCGTGGTCGGCGATTTCGACGGCTACGTGCACTGGATGAAGCTGGACACCGGCGAGTTCGCCGCGCGCGCCCGCGCCGGCGGCAAGCCGCTCAAGGCCGCTCCAGTGGTTGCCGACGGCGTGCTGATCGTGCAGAACATCAAGGGCGAGCTGACGGCGTTCAAGCTGCAGTGA
- a CDS encoding YfgM family protein codes for MAIDDLLDEHEQSERVLSWLRANGAGLIGGIALGLAAIGGWKWWGNHQLEEHGKAATQFQAATDAVDAKDKAAAAKVKALPDGMYRTLASLDLAKSQVETDQRDAAIATLQGIKTDDAAIAEIVNQRLARLLIDAKKPADAIKLLGKSTSPMAMEVRGDAQLALGKADLARNDYTAALGKLDEASPRRRLLELKLTEAGGTPVKPEAKS; via the coding sequence ATGGCGATTGACGACCTGCTCGACGAACACGAACAAAGCGAACGCGTACTGTCCTGGTTGCGCGCCAACGGCGCCGGCCTGATCGGCGGCATCGCCCTGGGCCTGGCCGCGATCGGCGGCTGGAAGTGGTGGGGCAACCACCAGCTCGAAGAGCACGGCAAGGCCGCCACGCAGTTCCAGGCCGCGACCGACGCGGTCGATGCCAAGGACAAGGCCGCCGCGGCCAAGGTCAAGGCGCTGCCGGACGGCATGTACCGCACGCTGGCATCGCTGGATCTGGCCAAGTCGCAGGTCGAGACCGACCAGCGCGACGCCGCCATCGCCACCTTGCAGGGCATCAAGACCGACGACGCGGCGATCGCCGAGATCGTCAACCAGCGCCTGGCGCGCTTGCTGATCGACGCCAAGAAGCCGGCCGATGCGATCAAGCTGCTCGGCAAATCGACCTCGCCGATGGCGATGGAAGTCCGCGGCGACGCCCAGCTCGCGCTCGGCAAGGCCGATCTGGCCCGCAACGACTACACCGCCGCGCTCGGCAAGCTCGATGAAGCCTCGCCGCGCCGCCGCCTGCTCGAACTCAAGCTCACCGAAGCCGGCGGCACGCCGGTCAAGCCCGAGGCCAAGTCTTAA
- a CDS encoding RodZ domain-containing protein, translated as MMQSNEFATEVGGSCGARLKQARETAGLSIEDVAARLKMPSRVVRSLESDDIASLGAPVFVRGQLRSYARLVGIDLESQLSGTPVASTAPSELVSHTHTPRYRRVFEQTTRRAVYIVMTAAIAVPIWIATRHPNSNSTVQSLDMAALPAGPAGAAPSQTGAAAPADSTPPQRTPLIASMTPPLPQAQAQAAKTLNLKFSGDSWVQIVGTDGSKLEEGILGAGQERSYTPGDVASVRLGNISAVEVRNAGQPVDLAPFSRANVARFTLSSDGSLAPVSD; from the coding sequence ATGATGCAGTCGAACGAATTCGCGACTGAGGTCGGCGGAAGCTGTGGCGCGCGTCTCAAACAGGCTCGCGAAACAGCGGGGCTGTCCATCGAGGACGTGGCCGCACGGCTGAAAATGCCGTCGCGTGTCGTCAGGTCGCTGGAAAGCGACGACATCGCCAGTCTCGGCGCGCCGGTCTTCGTGCGCGGCCAGCTGCGCAGCTACGCGCGCCTGGTCGGCATCGACCTGGAAAGCCAGCTCAGCGGTACGCCGGTGGCTTCGACCGCGCCGTCCGAACTGGTCAGCCACACCCACACGCCGCGCTACCGCCGCGTGTTCGAGCAGACCACGCGCCGCGCCGTCTACATCGTCATGACCGCGGCTATCGCGGTGCCGATCTGGATCGCCACGCGTCATCCCAACAGCAATTCCACCGTGCAATCGCTGGACATGGCGGCGTTGCCGGCCGGTCCGGCGGGCGCCGCGCCGTCGCAGACGGGCGCCGCCGCGCCAGCCGATTCGACGCCGCCGCAGCGCACGCCGCTGATCGCTTCGATGACGCCGCCGCTGCCGCAGGCGCAAGCCCAGGCCGCGAAGACCCTCAATTTGAAGTTCAGCGGCGACAGCTGGGTGCAGATCGTCGGCACCGACGGCAGCAAGCTGGAAGAAGGCATCCTCGGCGCAGGCCAGGAGCGCAGCTACACCCCGGGCGACGTCGCCAGCGTGCGTCTGGGCAACATCTCCGCGGTCGAAGTCCGCAACGCCGGCCAACCGGTCGATCTGGCACCGTTCAGCCGCGCGAACGTCGCGCGCTTTACGCTATCCTCTGACGGTTCCCTCGCGCCGGTCTCCGACTGA
- the pilW gene encoding type IV pilus biogenesis/stability protein PilW: MSVLVVLGAGACNRLSFIKPNLQRHDFEHTGPTYDFKDKRKDADGKGAATGRALSAQRYLEAGDVPKAREELKQALKYDPRSAEAYSLMALLAERDNQNAEAGGYYRKAAEYAPTRGAALNNYGVWLCANQRASEAMAYFDRALADPQYSTPAVVLANSGACADKLGQGERADADLRLALSIDPGNSMALGAMARRQLRLGNAFEARAFSERRLAAGPISAEALMTASQIEQKLGDTAAAARYVQRMRAEFPDAQGSESGDGGK, translated from the coding sequence TTGTCGGTCTTGGTCGTGCTGGGCGCGGGCGCCTGCAACCGACTGAGCTTCATCAAGCCGAACTTGCAGCGCCACGACTTCGAGCACACCGGACCGACCTACGATTTCAAGGACAAGCGCAAGGACGCCGACGGCAAGGGCGCGGCGACCGGCCGGGCGTTGTCGGCTCAGCGTTACCTGGAAGCCGGCGACGTGCCCAAGGCCCGCGAAGAGCTCAAGCAGGCGCTCAAGTACGACCCCCGTTCGGCCGAGGCCTACAGCCTGATGGCGTTGCTGGCCGAGCGCGACAACCAGAACGCCGAGGCCGGCGGCTACTACCGCAAGGCGGCCGAGTACGCGCCGACCCGCGGCGCGGCGCTCAACAATTACGGTGTGTGGCTGTGCGCCAACCAGCGCGCCAGCGAGGCGATGGCGTATTTCGATCGCGCCCTGGCCGATCCGCAGTACTCCACGCCGGCGGTGGTGCTGGCCAACAGCGGCGCCTGCGCCGACAAGCTGGGGCAGGGCGAGCGCGCCGATGCCGACCTGCGTCTGGCGCTGTCCATCGATCCGGGCAATTCGATGGCGCTGGGCGCGATGGCCAGGCGCCAGCTGCGCCTGGGCAACGCCTTCGAGGCGAGGGCGTTTTCTGAACGGCGATTAGCCGCGGGCCCTATTTCAGCTGAAGCGCTGATGACTGCGTCACAGATCGAACAAAAACTCGGCGACACGGCAGCCGCCGCGAGATACGTTCAGCGAATGAGGGCGGAGTTCCCTGACGCGCAGGGCTCCGAATCGGGGGATGGCGGTAAGTGA
- the rlmN gene encoding 23S rRNA (adenine(2503)-C(2))-methyltransferase RlmN, producing MSLGAMVPDNGKTNLFDLDRIQLEDFFEQTLGEKRYRAHQVMKWIHHRYVTDFHDMTDLGKVLRAKLEAHAQVRAPMVVFDKPSTDGTHKWLLGMDPKNAIEAVFIPDKGRGTLCVSSQVGCALNCQFCSTATQGFNRNLSTAEIIGQVWVAARHLGNVPHQQRKLTNVVMMGMGEPLANFDNVVRAMSIMRDDLGYGLANKRVTLSTAGMVPMIDKLGEVSDVSLAVSLHAANDELRSQLVPLNKKYPIEQLMDACVRYALRKRGTSVTFEYTLMKGVNDQPTHARQLVRLLRQFDNAVQMKDAAKVNLIPFNPFPGTRFERPDEAAIRAFQKLLNDAGMIAPVRRTRGDDIDAACGQLKGQVMDRTRRQAEFRKQLQAQGLDGQNTDVGDAAA from the coding sequence ATGTCCCTCGGCGCCATGGTCCCCGACAACGGCAAGACCAACCTGTTCGACCTCGACCGCATCCAGCTCGAAGATTTCTTCGAGCAGACTCTCGGCGAGAAGCGCTATCGCGCGCATCAGGTGATGAAGTGGATCCATCACCGCTACGTCACCGATTTCCACGACATGACCGATCTGGGCAAGGTGCTGCGCGCCAAGCTCGAAGCGCATGCGCAAGTGCGCGCGCCGATGGTCGTGTTCGATAAACCCTCCACCGACGGCACGCACAAGTGGCTGCTCGGCATGGACCCGAAGAACGCCATCGAGGCGGTCTTCATCCCCGACAAGGGCCGCGGCACGCTGTGCGTGTCCTCGCAGGTCGGTTGCGCGCTGAACTGCCAGTTCTGCTCGACCGCGACCCAGGGCTTCAACCGCAATCTGTCGACCGCCGAAATCATCGGCCAGGTCTGGGTCGCGGCGCGTCACCTCGGCAACGTCCCGCATCAACAGCGCAAGCTCACCAACGTGGTGATGATGGGCATGGGCGAGCCGCTGGCGAATTTCGACAACGTCGTGCGCGCCATGAGCATCATGCGCGACGACCTGGGCTACGGCCTGGCCAACAAGCGCGTCACCCTGTCCACCGCCGGCATGGTGCCGATGATCGACAAGCTCGGCGAGGTCAGCGACGTGTCGCTGGCGGTGTCGCTGCACGCGGCCAACGACGAGTTGCGCAGCCAGCTGGTGCCGCTCAACAAGAAATACCCGATCGAACAACTGATGGACGCCTGCGTGCGCTACGCGCTGCGCAAGCGCGGCACCTCGGTCACCTTCGAATACACCCTGATGAAGGGCGTCAACGACCAGCCGACCCATGCGCGCCAACTGGTGCGCCTGCTGCGCCAGTTCGACAACGCGGTGCAGATGAAGGACGCGGCCAAGGTCAACCTGATCCCGTTCAATCCCTTCCCCGGTACGCGCTTCGAGCGCCCGGACGAAGCGGCGATCCGCGCCTTCCAGAAACTGCTCAACGACGCCGGCATGATCGCGCCGGTGCGGCGCACCCGCGGCGACGATATCGACGCGGCCTGCGGCCAGCTCAAGGGTCAGGTCATGGACCGCACCCGGCGCCAGGCCGAGTTCCGCAAACAACTGCAAGCCCAGGGCTTGGATGGACAGAACACGGATGTCGGCGATGCCGCGGCTTGA
- the ndk gene encoding nucleoside-diphosphate kinase, giving the protein MALERTLSIIKPDAVAKNVIGEIYSRFEKAGLKVVASKMKHLSKQEAEGFYAVHRERPFFAALVEFMISGPVMIQALQGENAVLKHRDLMGATNPKDAAPGTIRADFADSIDANAVHGSDSLENAAIEIAYFFPATDVYPR; this is encoded by the coding sequence ATGGCGCTGGAGCGCACCCTGTCCATTATCAAGCCCGACGCCGTCGCCAAGAACGTCATCGGCGAGATCTATTCCCGTTTCGAAAAGGCCGGCCTGAAGGTCGTGGCTTCCAAGATGAAGCACCTGTCGAAGCAGGAAGCCGAAGGCTTCTACGCCGTGCATCGCGAGCGTCCGTTCTTCGCCGCCCTGGTCGAGTTCATGATCAGCGGTCCGGTGATGATCCAGGCGCTGCAGGGCGAGAACGCCGTGCTCAAGCACCGCGACCTGATGGGCGCCACCAATCCGAAGGACGCAGCGCCGGGCACGATCCGCGCCGACTTCGCCGACAGCATCGACGCCAACGCCGTGCACGGCTCGGACAGCCTGGAGAATGCCGCGATCGAAATCGCGTACTTCTTCCCGGCCACCGACGTGTATCCGCGCTAA
- a CDS encoding TetR/AcrR family transcriptional regulator — protein sequence MSTTAHFSTKDRILGAAEELFAQFGFSGTSLRQVTSRADVNIAAVNYHFGSKENLVNEVFRRRMDEMTEQRMSALKAAVAQHPGELEPILAAFVEPALALAQDRNGGGAFVRVIARAYAEKNDSLRKFLSDHYGHVLREFAKAIAVAVPGLTKEELYWRLDFLAGSLTYAMADFGLIKRPAGVTEAAHRERAARELIRFAAAGFKS from the coding sequence ATGTCCACTACCGCGCATTTTTCCACCAAGGACCGCATCCTCGGCGCCGCCGAAGAGCTGTTCGCCCAGTTCGGCTTCAGCGGAACCTCGCTGCGCCAGGTCACCAGCCGCGCAGATGTCAATATCGCCGCGGTCAACTACCACTTCGGCAGCAAGGAAAACCTCGTCAACGAGGTATTCCGCCGGCGCATGGACGAGATGACCGAGCAGCGCATGAGCGCGCTCAAGGCCGCCGTCGCCCAGCACCCGGGCGAACTGGAGCCGATCCTGGCCGCGTTCGTCGAACCCGCCCTGGCCCTGGCTCAGGACCGCAACGGCGGCGGCGCCTTCGTGCGGGTGATCGCCCGCGCCTACGCCGAGAAGAACGACAGCCTGCGCAAGTTCCTGTCCGACCACTACGGCCACGTGCTGCGTGAGTTCGCCAAGGCCATCGCCGTGGCGGTGCCCGGGCTGACCAAGGAAGAGCTGTACTGGCGCCTGGACTTCCTGGCCGGCTCGCTGACCTACGCCATGGCCGACTTCGGCCTGATCAAGCGTCCCGCCGGTGTCACCGAGGCGGCGCATCGTGAACGCGCTGCCCGCGAACTGATCCGTTTCGCCGCCGCCGGCTTCAAGAGCTGA